AAACCGCGCCGGGACCGCTGACGGTCGGCGCCGACGGCGTATTCATCCCCGGGCTTGGTTGCAGCCTCTGGATCCGCGGGTAGCCAAGTAACAAGTATCAGGTAACAAGTAACAAACAGGAGAGGCTCCGGCCATTTCCTGTTATTTGAGGGTTTGAGACCTGCTACTTCCCCGGCCGACGGCCGGGGAGCTCTGTTTATTACGCAAATATTGGCCACTGCTGTGCGCCGGCCGGCACATTTTGAGCATCGCTCTTGCCAAAGCTCCCGGCGCTCCCTTCATTGGCCTTTCTTAACGTCCACCAACCCACACCCAACATGGCTGTCAAAGTAGCAATCAATGGTTTCGGCCGCATCGGCCGCCTCGTTTTCCGCGCGCTGGTCGAGCAGGGTCTGCTCGGCACCAAGCTCGATGTCGTCGCCGTCGGCGATATCGTCCCCGCCGACAACCTGGCTTACCTCCTCAAATACGACTCCACCCAGGGCCGCTTCCAAGGCACCGTGTCGTCCAAGAAGTCCGCTGCCGACAAGGCCGAGGACGATGTGCTGGTGGTCAACGGCAAGGATATCCTCGTCGTGAGCGCCAAGTCCCCCGCCGAACTCCCCTGGGCCAAGCTGGGCGTCGATCTCGTGATCGAGTCCACCGGCCTGTTCACCGAGGCCGAGAAGGCCAAGGGCCACATCACCGCGGGCGCCAAGAAGGTCATCATTTCCGCTCCGGCCAAGGGCGAGGACATCACCGTCGTGCTCGGCGTGAACGACGACAAGCTCGACCTCAGCAAGCACACCATCATCTCCAACGCCTCCTGCACCACGAACTGCCTCGCGCCGGTCGTGAAAGTGCTGCTCCAGGAGGGCTTCGGCATCGAGGAAGGCCTCATGACGACCATTCATTCCTACACCGCCACGCAGAAGACCGTGGACGGCCCGTCCAAGAAGGACTGGAAGGGTGGCCGTTCCGCCGCCATCAACATCATCCCGTCCACGACCGGCGCCGCCAAGGCCACCGCGCTCGTGTGCCCCGAGGTGAAGGGCAAGCTCACCGGCATGTCCTTCCGCGTGCCGACCCCGACCGTCTCGGTCGTGGACCTCACCGTCCGCACCACCAAGGAGACCTCCTACAAGGAGATCTGCGAGGCCATGAAGAAGGCCAGCGAGACCTACCTGAAGGGCATCCTCGCCTACACCTCCGACGAGGTCGCCTCCAGCGACTTCATCCACGACAAGCACTCGTCGATCTTCGATGCCGGCTCCGGCATCGAGCTCAACAGCAAGTTCTTCAAGCTCGTCAGCTGGTATGACAACGAGTGGGGCTATTCCAACCGCGTCGTCGAGCTGACCCAGAAGATCGCCGCCAAGCTCTGATAATTTAATAATCCGGCCACGGATAGCACGGATGCCCACGGATAAAGATTCATCTTCATCCGTGCCATTCGTGTCATCCGTGGCTTCTTTTTTCCTCCCTCCTTCCCATGGCTAAGTTCAAATCCATCCGCGACCTTTCGCTCGCCGGCAAACGCGTGTTCATCCGCGTGGACTTCAACGTCCCGCAAGACAAGGCCTCCGGCGCCATCACCAACAACGCCCGCATCGTCGCGGCGCTGCCGACGATCAAATACGCCCTCGAGCAGGGTGCGGCCGTCGTCCTCGCCAGCCACCTCGGCCGGCCCGATGGCAAGAAGATCGCCAAGTTTTCCCTGAAGCCCGTCGCCGACGAACTCGCCAAGCTGCTCGGCCAGCCGGTGAAGTTCCTCGATGACTGCGTCGGACCCGCGGTCGAAGCCGCCTGCGCCGCCGGTGCGCTCAAGGCCGGCGACGTCGTGCTCCTCGAGAACCTGCGCTTCCACATCGAGGAGGAGGGCAAGGTGAAGGAGAAGCAGGCCGACGGCTCCGAGAAGTCCATCAAGGCCGATCCGAAGAACGTCGAGGCCTTCCGCGCCTCGCTCTCCAAGCTGGCCGACGTTTACGTGAACGACGCCTTCGGCACCGCGCACCGCGCGCACAGCTCGATGGTCGGTGTGCTGCTCAAGGACAAGGCTGCCGGTTTCCTGATGGAGGCCGAGCTGAAGGCCTTCGCCAAGGTCATCGAGACGCCCGCCCGCCCGCTGCTCGCCATCCTCGGCGGTGCGAAAATCGCCGACAAGATTCCGCTCATCAACAACCTGCTCGAGAAGTCCGACGAGATCATCATCGGCGGCGGCATGTCTTTCACGTTCAAGAAAGTTCTCGAGAACATGGAGATCGGCACCTCGCTCTTCGATCCTGAGGGTGCCAAGATCGCCAAGGAACTCTTCGACAAGGCCAAGGCCAAGGGCGTGAAGATCACGTTGCCCGTGGACTTCGTCACCGCCGACCGTTTCCCGGGTTCGCCCGCTGACATCGCCGCCGTGCAGACCGGCGTGGCCGACGACAAGTCGGGCATCCCGGCCGGCTGGATGGGCCTCGATGCCGGTCCGAAGTCGCGCGAGCTGTTCGCGCAGGTCATCGGCCGGGCGAAGACGATCATCTGGAACGGCCCTCCGGGCGTGTTCGAGGTCGAGAAGTTCGCCGAGGGCACCAAGGCCATGGCGGCCGCGTTCGCGAAGGCGACCGAAGCCGGCGCGGTCACCGTGGTGGGCGGCGGCGACACCGCCACCGCGGCCAAGAAGTGCAAGATCGTGGACAAGGTCACCCACTGCTCTACCGGCGGCGGCGCCAGCCTCGAACTCCTCGAAGGCAAGGTGCTCCCCGGCGTGGCGTTCCTGGAAACCTAATCCCCGCAACCCGTCATTCTGAGCGAAGCGAAGAATCCAAGATTACGTCCGCAAGCGCGCATCCCCTTGGATCCTTCGCTGCGCTCAGGATGACAAACAAAGCTTAATAAAATGATTCGCAGAAAACTCATCGCTGGTAACTGGAAGATGAACAAGACCGCCGCCGACGGCGTCGCGCTCATCAAGGACATCACGGCCGAGATCGGCCGGCTCGGCTCGGTGGACATCGTCGTTTGCCCGCCGTTCACCGCGCTCGAAAGCGCCGCAAAGGCCCTCGAAGGTCAGAGCGTGAAGCTTGGCGCGCAGAACATGCATCCCGAGAAGAGCGGCGCCTACACCGGCGAAGTCTCCGCCGAAATGCTCCGCAGCCTGTTCGTGTCGCACGTCATCCTCGGTCACAGCGAACGTCGCACCTACTTCGCCGAGACCGACGCCTTCATCAACAAGAAGGTCGTGGCCTCGCTGGCCAACCAGCTGAAGCCCATCCTCTGCGTCGGCGAGACCCTCGCCGAGCGCGAGGCGGGCCAGACGCTGGCCGTCGTGCAGAAGCAGACTGAGGGCGGTCTTGCCGGCGTCACCGCCGAGCAGATCACCAACGTCGTCATCGCCTATGAGCCCGTCTGGGCCATCGGCACCGGCAAAGTCGCCACGACCGCGCAGGCGCAGGAAGTTCACGCGTTCATCCGCGACCTCCTCACCAAGCTCTACGGCGCCCCGCTGGCCCAGAAGATCCGCATCCTCTACGGCGGTTCGATGAAGCCCTCCAACGCCCCCGAGTTGCTTGCCGAGAAGGACATCGACGGCGGTCTGATTGGCGGCGCCTCCCTCGAGGCCCGGTCGTTCATCGATCTGGTCAAGGCGGCTGACGCGGCCAAGTAAGTTGAGTCCAAGCCAGATCCTTTCCCATGCCGGGACGCGCGAGCGCCCCGGCATTTTTTTGCCCCAATTGGTTCAGCCGCCGTTCCGGTATTCCGCCAGCAACGCGGCGACCGGGGCGTGCAGGGTTTCCGGATCAAGCTGACCGGTGAGCTGTTCGATCAGCCCGACGGCAGCGGAATCATCGCGTGTGTCCAGCGTCGCGTGCAGCGCCGCATAAAGGGCCATCTGGCGGGCGCCGTCGGCAAGGTCGCCCCGGGCCTTGTGGTCGTAAAGCGTGGCGGTTTCCGCGAGCAAGGATGCGTAGGCCAGGCATTTCTCGCGCGCGACTGCGGGCGTTTCGTTGCGACTCAGGGCGGCAATCTGGTCCGCCAGGTCGAGACGGAGAAATTCCGTCGGGGGAAGGGGGAAGAGTTTTTCCTGGAGGTGAAACGACAGCAGCAGGGCCTCCTCGAGTTCGCGTTCGTTGCGGCGGCTGGCGAGCCGGGCGATGAACTGGCGCAACAGGTCGAGCTGCCGCAGTATGTAATCCTGCCGGATGCCGGCCATGTTAGTTGAGGCGGCTGGCCATCGACTCGATCAGCGCGGCGAGGAACTTCTGGTCGCCGGGCAGGGAGCGCAGGGCGGCGAGGGCGGCATCGGTTTGCTCGCGCGCGAATTTCCGCGAGGCGTCGAGGCCGTGCAGTTTGACATAGGTTGTCTTGCCGGCCTTGGCGTCCTTGCCGGCGGTCTTGCCGAGCGTGGCGGTGTCGGCCGTGGCGTCGAGGACGTCGTCCACGATCTGGAAGGCGAGGCCAAGGTGCCGGCCGGTGGTCCGGAGACCGTCGAGCTGCGCGTCGGTGGCCCCGCCGCAAAGTCCGCCGGCCACGAGCGAGACCACGATCATGGCCGCGGTTTTGTTGAGGTGGATGAACTCGAGTTCCTCGGCGGTGGCGTTCGTTTTCTTTTCCGCCAGCAGGTCCTCCATCTGGCCGCCGACGAGACGCTCGCTGCCGGCGGCCTCGGCGATTTCCCGGGTGAGGGCGGCCGCCAGCCCAGGCTGGCCGGCATAGTGGCGGCCGATGAGTTGAAAGGCGAAGGTGAGCAATGAGTCACCGGCGAGCAGGGCCGTGGCCTCGTCAAACTGCTTGTGCGTGGTCGGACGTCCCCGGCGCAGGTCATCATTGTCCATGCAGGGCAGATCGTCGTGCACCAGGGAGTAGGTGTGGATGCATTCGATCGCGACGGCCGCGGCCAAGGCATCGTGCCGGGCGCCGAAGAGGTCTGAGGCGGCGAGCACCAGCACCGGGCGCAGGCGCTTGCCGCCGCCCAGCAGGGCGTAGCGCATGGCCTCATGCAGGCGGGCAGGCCGCGTGGTGCCCGGGGGCAGCAGGCGGTCGAGGCCTTGCTCGGCCCGGTCGCGGTAGGCTTGGAATTGCGCGGCGAAATCCATAGCGGGACGGCAATTTCCGCCCGGGAAGGGACCTTGGCAAACGGATTGTTAACCGCGAGTTGCGGCCAGAACAGACTCGCCTTGCGGCCGGGCAGGCTTTCTATCAGCCGTATTCGCGATGCCCACCTACGAATACGTCTGCACCAAATGCGGCCATGAGCTGGAAGCCTTTCAGTCCATGAAGGACGCTCCGCTTGCGAAGTGCCCGGCCTGCCAGAAGGCCAGCCTGAAGCGCAAGATCGGCGGCGGAGCCGGCCTCATTTTCAAGGGCACGGGTTTCTACATCACCGACTACAAGAAGCCCGGCGCCAAGAACGAGGCTGCGGCTGAGAAAGCGGCCGCCTCCAAGACTTCCGACAGCAAACCGGCGGCCACCGCCGCTGCCAAATAACCCCGTCCCCGCCATGGCTGAGAACAAGAAAATCGAGAAAGCCCTCTATGGTCCCAGTGCAACCGAGGTAGCGCTGGGTGCGCTGCTCGGCCTCTTGGTCGGCGTATTTGCCGCCTGTGTTTATCTGGTGCTCAAGCCGGTATCGACCGTGAAGGAGATGCCCAAGGAGCCAATCCGCGGCATGCTCTACTACATCGCCGGCAGCGATTCCACGGCCAAGGGCCGCACCTGGTCCGCCAAACAGAAGCAGTTCATCGCCGGCACCTCGGTCACCCTCGTCGAGGAGGAACTCAACGCCTGGGCCACCGGCACGTTCACCGCGGCCCCCAAGCCCGCGGCGGCCGGGGCGAAGGCGGAGGAGGCCAAGGCCACCGACAATGGGATTTTTCAGCCCGGCACGCCCAACTTCAAGTTCGTCAACGGCAAGCTTCAGATCGGCACCAAGTGCGTGCTGAACTGGTATGGTCTCACCACGGAGGTCATGGTGATCTCGACCGGTGTATTCGAGCGTTCCGGTGATCGTTTCGTGTTCAAGGCCGAGACCCTGCACCTGGGCTCCTGTCCCCTGCATCTGCTGCCCTCGCTCTCCGGTCCGCTTTTCGACCACTTGGTGGGCAAGAAGAAGACTCCCGATGACATCAAGTCGGCTTGGGTGAAGCTGGGCGACGTCGTCATCGAGGGCACCACGCTCAAGCTGAGTTTCCAGTGACCCTGCGTCGCCCAGCCGGCGGACGGCAGGCCGGCCGAGGCAGGCCGGCGGCATTAGCGGCGGGCGGCTGATTATCCGGTGTCGAAGAACCTGAAGAACATCAGCACGGTCGCCGGGGCGACGGTGGTATCACGAGTTCTTGGTTTGGTCCGCGAGATCGCGATCACCGCCGTGTTTGGCACCGGGGCGCTGGCCTCGGCCTACACCTCGGCATTCACGCTGCCCAATCTGTTCCGCCGGCTCCTCGGCGAGGGGGCCCTGACCGCGGCCTTCGTGCCGACGCTCGCGCACGAACTGGAACACCGGCAGCGTCCTGCGGCCTTCGCCCTCGTCAACAAGGTCATCAGCTGGCTGCTGCTGGTCACCTGCGGGGTCGTGGCGCTGGCGATGCTTTCTTTGTTCGGCATCAGTGCCGGGCTGCAGACGTCGGGCGGAGTGCAGTCTGTCTCGGATACCGTGCAGCGCTGGGTGCTGGGCGCGGACCTCGCAGTGATTTTGTTCCCCTACATGATCGTCGTATGCCTGGCCGCGGCCTTCAGCGCGGCCTGCCAGGTGCTCGGGCGTTTCACCGAGCCGGCGTGGTCCCCGGTGTGGCTGAATCTGGCGATCCTGGCCTCGCTGGGCCTGGGCGGCTGGTGGGCCTGGGGCGATCGCGAGCGGATGCATCTGCTGTGCGCCGGCGTGCTGACTGGCGGATTTCTGCAAATGGCGGTGCCGGCGTGGGTGCTGTGGCAGGAGGGCTGGCGGCCGGCGTTTGATCTGCGGTCGGACGATCGCGTGCGCGAGATTGCGCGGCTGATGGGACCCACGGTCATCGGCTCGGCGGTTTACCTGGTCAACATGGCGGTCTCCCGCTTCCTCGGGCTGTCTCTGAACGAGAGCGCGGCGATGGTGCTCAATCTCGCCACCCGCGTCATGGAACTGCCGATCGGGATTTTTACCGCGGCCATCGCGACCGTGGTGTTCCCGCTGATTGCGCGCCATGCGGCGAAGTCTGACTGGGTGCAGCTGGGCGCGGACTACCACAAGGGGCTGCGCCTCGTGCTCGTGATCAACGTGCCGGCGGGCGTGGGACTGGCCCTGCTCAGCGAGCCCGTCACCCGGCTGCTGTTTGAGCGCGGCGCCTTTACGGCCGGGGATACCCGGATCATGACGCCGATTCTGGCGGCCTGCGCGCTGGGGCTGCCGTTTCTCTCCTTCACGACCGTGGCCCTGCGCGGATTCTACGCCCTGAAGGACACGGTCACGCCGGTGCGGGCTGCGATGCTGAGTTTTGTGGTCAACGTGGTGGGGAGCATTCTGCTCATGCGATGGTTTTCCACCATGGGTCTGGCGCTGGCCGGGAACCTGGCGGTGCTGGCCCAGGGATGGTATCTCCAGAGGAAATTGGCGCAGCGCTTGCCAGCGCTGGGCTTTGCGCCGGTGCTGCCGAGCCTGGGAAAAATTCTGCTGGCGAGCCTTCTCATGGGGGTGGCGGTCTGGGGCGGAGCTTGGGCGCTCGGACGGGTCACGCTGCCTGCCCGCCTGCATGACGTGCTCGTGGTCAGCGCGTTGATTCCGTTGGCCGTGGCCGTTTACGCCGGCTTGCTCTGGTTGCTGAAGATTGAAGGCCGGGAAGAGCTGGCCGGTCTCCTGCGGCGCGTGCGCGATAGAAAGACATGAGCCCAGTCAGCATCACGCTCAATTCAGCGGCCCGCCGCTACGAGGCGGTCGTGGACGGGCATTTGTCCGTGTGTGAATTCGAGGATGGGGAAGGCCGGCGTATTTTCACCCATACGTTGGTGCCGCCGGAACTCCGCGGGAGGGGGATCGCCGAGCAGTTGGTGCGAAGGGCGCTGGCCGACGCGCGCGCGGCCGGCCGCAAGGTGGTGCCGGCGTGCAGCTATGTGGCGCACTTCATCGCGCGCCATCGCGAGTATCAGGACCTTCTGGTGGAGTGAACCAGCTAGACTGCGGGTGTCAGGGCGGCCACGCGTTCCTGGAGGGCATCGAGCACGAGGCGTGCGGCCGTGGCCGGCGGGACCCGGTCAGTATTGATCACCAGGTCGTAGGCATGCGGGTCGTTGATGTCCTGCTCGAAGTTCGTGCGCACATGGCGCTCGCGCGCCTGGTCGTTTTCGGTGATGAAGGCCTCAGCCGCGGCGCGGTCGGATTGACGGATCTCCTGGGCGCGCCGGATGCGCGACTCGCGGGGAGCAACGAGGCGAAGATGCAGGCCGGCGGGCAGATCCCGGGTGATCAGGTGGGCGGCCCGGCCCGAGATGATCACATGGCCGAGTTCGGCAAAACGGTGGATGGCCTCCGCGACCCGGTGCTCGAGTTCCCACAGGGGCGGATGCAGGCCGACAATTTCACCGATCAGGCCCTTGATTTCCGGCAACCGGTCCTCGGGCAGGTAGTCGGCGAGCCGTTCCGGCAAGTTGTGGTGGTTCAAGGCGTGGTGCAGCAGATCCTTGTCGAGAAACATCCAGCTGCGCCCTTCCTGCCCGAGGTGTGCGTCGAGCAGGGGAATCAAGTGTTTCCCCAAGGTGGTGGCGCCGGCGCAGGTTTCGCGGGAGAGCGTGATAAATGGACGGGGTTCCGTGCCCGTGAGGGCGGCAAAGCGGGCATGCGGGGTCTTCAGCCGCGCGTGCAGGATGGTCAATCCGTGTTGCAGGTAGGGATGGGTTGTCATGGCGAGACGGGGTTGGGGCGGGGGCCGAAAGCGGCCGGAGAGACATCCCGGGGAACCGGGTTCCCTCTTGGCATAGAATACGCCTGGAGAAGCCGACCCGCTATGGGAAATGCTGCGCATCCCTTGGGTCAATCCGTGCGGATTCTGGCACGCATCCCGATGTGCGGGCATGAAAAAACCCGCAGCTTGGGGCTGCGGGTCGGGAGGAATGGAAGGGAATCAGGCCTTCTGCACGAGGCCGGCCTTGATGGCCTTGACCGAGACCCACATGCGCTTGGTGCCACCGTTGGGGAGCTTGACCTTGATCCACTGCAGGTTCGGGCGGAACTTGCGGGGGGTCTTGCTCGTGACGTGCGTGCCGATGCCGCCGCTCTTCTTGGACTGACCCTTACGGTTGATGATGCTGCCCGGAGTCGGGCGCTTGCCAGTGATTGCGCAAATTCGTGCCATGGTGTTTCTTGAGTTAAAGGGTCGTGAGTAAAGGACGGGGGTTTGGCTTAGCAAGGGAAATTTGGTTTTCTTGAAAAACGGGCCGTCATTTACGCAAAGCATGGATGGCCTGAAACTTCTGCCCCATGTGGGCCGGATGCAAGAGGTGCATCAGCATGCGCTTGCGCGGGCTCAGGCCCTTGGCCTCGGCCGCGGTCATGGCGGCGAGTGCTGCCGTGGCATGACGGGCGAAAAAGCTCTCCTGGGACTCAACCACGGGTTCGTTGAAGCTGTTTTGCGCGAGCCCGTCCTCAATCCAGTCCCAGCAAATGTGGCAGGTTAAATCCTGCTCGCCGGGACGGTTCAGCAGGTCGTCGCCCATTTTTTGGCGGAAGTAGGTGCGGGCTGTGCCCGTCGGCATCTCCTCGGCGAGTTCCCGCCAGGTGCGGCCATAGTCAAAGGCCAGAAACAGGCCGGTCCATGGCTGGCTCACGATGCGGTGCAGCAGGGGGATCGTGCGCAGCGGCAGATCGAGGTGATAGCCCTCGGTCGAGGTCTTGGGCAGGCGCGTCCGTTCAGCATCAAGCTCGGGGCAGAACCTCGGCAACTCCACCTCGGCGAGTTGTCCGTCACGCAGCGCCACCCCTAGCTCACGCCAGGCACCGTCGCGCCAGAGCACGCGGTGAAAGGGCTGGGCATCGAAGAGTTCGTTGGAAAAAAGCACGACGGGTCCGGTGGCGGCCAGGGGTTCACCGAGGCGGATGGTGCGGTAGGAGGCAAACGGATGGGGGATGTCGCGCAGCACGCCCCCGCCGGGTTCGGCGCCAATCTCGACGAAGTGGAAATCCGCCGGCTGCCCGGGGGCGAGGAGTTTGGTGGCGGCGGCGACCACGAGTTCGCCGAAGACCGGATTGAAGGAGGTCGCCGTGTAGAAATCCGCCTTGCGGTCGCGGCCCACGCGCCGGAAGTCGCGCGTGTAGTAGCCGGCGGTCGGATGATACATCGCCAGCTCCATGAAGCGCGCGAAGGGCACGCCGTGCTCCACGCCCGGCTCGGCGGCCATGATTTCCCGGAAATGCGCGGAGGAACCCATTTACAAAGGGAGCCATTTGCCCACACTGCGGGCCGATGTTCAAACGTTTCCTCGCGATTTCGACCGCGGTCCTCGCCGGCTTCCTGCTGGCGCAGTATGCCGCGCGGCAGCAAGGCGCGCCCAGCTGGTGGCCGGACCGGGACCGTGACCGCCAGGTGCGCTACTTCAAGGAGGTCCTGCAGCTGGTGAAGGAGAACTACGTGGGTGATGCACCCGCGGACTACGCCTCGCTTACCCGGGCGGCGTTGGACGGCATGGTCGGGAGCCTTGATCCGCATTCCGAGTTTCTCGCCGCCGATGCCTTTCGTGAAACCGAGGATGAGCTGGCCAATGCCTTCACCGGGGTCGGCATCCAGGTCGAGCAACGCGACGGCCACATCGTGATCGTTGCGCCGATTCCCGGCACCCCGGCCGACCGCGCCGGTCTCCAGCGCGGCGACCGGCTGGTGAAGATTGACGGCAAGGCCCTCGTCAACCCGACCCTCGACAGCACCATCAGCCTCGTGCGCGGCGAACCGGGTTCGCTCGTCACGCTGACCGTGTTCCGGCCCGCGCAAAACCGCTCCATCGACTACCCCGTGCGGCGCGAGCGCATCAAGCTGGAGAGCGTGCGCCTGACCGGCATGCGCGCCGGCGGGGTCGGTTACCTGCAAATCACCCAGTTCAGCGAACGCACCGGCGAGGAATTCGGCAAGGCGCTGGCCGAGCTCGAAGCGCAGGGCCTGCGCGCGCTCGTCATCGACCTGCGCAACAATCCCGGCGGTCTGCTCGACGCGGCCATCGATGTGTGCAGCGAGTTTTTCGACAAGGACGAACTGATCGCCTTCACGCAGGGCCGGTCACCGGACACCCGCGAGAGTTATTACTCCTCCAACGGGCACCGGAAACGCGACTATCCCGTGGCGATCCTGGTCAACGGCGGCAGTGCCAGCGCGGCGGAGATCGTTGCCGGCGCGATGCGCGACAGCAAACGCGCGGTGATTGTCGGCGAAAAATCATTCGGCAAGGGCTCCGTCCAGAGCGTGATCGAGCTGGACAACGGCGAGGGCCTGCGGCTCACGACCGCACGCTACTACACGCCCAGCGGCATAACCATCCACGAGCGCGGCATCCTGCCGCATGTCGAGGTGGAGGTCAGTCCCGAGGATGAGGCGCGCATCCGCGTGCAGCAGGCGCGGCCGGATCTGGCGGTTTCCACCGAGGATGATTTCAAGCCCATTGAGGACATCCAGCTGGCCGCCGCCGAGGAAGTCCTGGCGGGCGTGCTGGCTTCCGGAAAATGATCCTCGCGCTGGAGAGCTCCTGCGATGAGACGGCGGTTGCGGCCTTCGATCCGGCCGCCGGTTTTGCCGGTGAATGGGTGCACAGCCAGATTGCGTTGCACGAGACCTACGGTGGCGTCGTGCCGGACCTGGCCAGCCGCGAGCACCTCGCGCATTTCGGACCGATTTTGCAACGTGCGCTGGCCACGATCCGGCCGGAGCAGGTCACGCAAATTGCGGTGACCCGGGGGCCGGGGCTCGCGGCCTGCCTCGCGATGGGCCTGGCCGCAGCGAAGTCGCTGGCGCTCGTCTGGCGCGTGCCGGTGGTGGGCGTGAATCACCTCCGCGCGCACGCCTTTTCACCGTTCATCTCCCTGCACGCGGCCAATCCGGCAGCCTTCGACACGGAACTTGCCCGGCTCCTGCCGCACCTCGGCCTGCTGGTGTCAGGCGGCAACACGGCCCTGTTCAGCATCGATGAGGCGAGGCGCATCACGCTCCTGGCCTCGACGATGGACGATGCGGCCGGCGAGGCGCTCGACAAGGGGGCCAAACTGCTCGGACTCGGCTATCCCGGCGGCCCTCAGGTGGAGAAGCTGGCGGCGGCGGGCGATTCCGCCGCGTTCGCCTTTCCCAAGGCCGTGGCGCAGCGCTCCACGCTCGAGTTCAGTTTTTCCGGGCTCAAGACCAGCCTGCGTTACCAACTCGAAAAAATGCAGCCGGCCGGGGTGGAGATGCGCAAGGCCGACCTCTGCGCCAGTTACCAGGCGGCGGTGTTTGATGCGCTGGTGCGCAAAAGCCGGCTGGCGTTGGAGCGGGGGGCTTACCGCAGCTTCGGCCTGTCGGGCGGCGTGGCCAACAACCGCATCCTCCAGGCTTTGCTCGAGAACGTCGCGCGGAGCCAAAATCTGCCATTCTGGCGGGCGCAGCCGAAGCACACCGGGGACAACGCCGGCATGATCGCGTTTGCCGCCAGCGTGGAGCGAGAAGCCGGTGGTGTGAGTCAGGCGGGGCTGGGCTTGGAAATTGCCCCGAGTCTGCCTTTGACCGCATCCTGAAGTCCCGCTTGCTGGTCCGCCGCCGGATTGCTTTGCTGACGGGGTGTTGACGCGTTGCCTGCTCCTCGCACTCCTGCTTTGCGGTTCGATCGCGGCCCAGGAAACC
This DNA window, taken from Oleiharenicola lentus, encodes the following:
- a CDS encoding S41 family peptidase — translated: MFKRFLAISTAVLAGFLLAQYAARQQGAPSWWPDRDRDRQVRYFKEVLQLVKENYVGDAPADYASLTRAALDGMVGSLDPHSEFLAADAFRETEDELANAFTGVGIQVEQRDGHIVIVAPIPGTPADRAGLQRGDRLVKIDGKALVNPTLDSTISLVRGEPGSLVTLTVFRPAQNRSIDYPVRRERIKLESVRLTGMRAGGVGYLQITQFSERTGEEFGKALAELEAQGLRALVIDLRNNPGGLLDAAIDVCSEFFDKDELIAFTQGRSPDTRESYYSSNGHRKRDYPVAILVNGGSASAAEIVAGAMRDSKRAVIVGEKSFGKGSVQSVIELDNGEGLRLTTARYYTPSGITIHERGILPHVEVEVSPEDEARIRVQQARPDLAVSTEDDFKPIEDIQLAAAEEVLAGVLASGK
- the tsaD gene encoding tRNA (adenosine(37)-N6)-threonylcarbamoyltransferase complex transferase subunit TsaD translates to MILALESSCDETAVAAFDPAAGFAGEWVHSQIALHETYGGVVPDLASREHLAHFGPILQRALATIRPEQVTQIAVTRGPGLAACLAMGLAAAKSLALVWRVPVVGVNHLRAHAFSPFISLHAANPAAFDTELARLLPHLGLLVSGGNTALFSIDEARRITLLASTMDDAAGEALDKGAKLLGLGYPGGPQVEKLAAAGDSAAFAFPKAVAQRSTLEFSFSGLKTSLRYQLEKMQPAGVEMRKADLCASYQAAVFDALVRKSRLALERGAYRSFGLSGGVANNRILQALLENVARSQNLPFWRAQPKHTGDNAGMIAFAASVEREAGGVSQAGLGLEIAPSLPLTAS